TTCAGTGGGTAGTCTCGCATCAGAATAGAGTTCGATCATCTTTGCGTCGAAAGTAATTTCTTGCCTTTATAAAAACATTGTTTTGCATGATTATAAATTGGCTTTCAAATTATAATTAATATCAAATATTTTATTTGCCAGCACATATCTATCCGAAAACTTGAATATATAAAGATCTCCTGATCCTCCCGGATATTCCAGCTTCGCGGTTGTTCCGTAATAGTCTTCGCTCGATATTCCATATCTGAGGTAAACCTTCCTTGGTTTGATCTCTGCTATCTTCTTTTCCAGATCTGGCCATTCATATATACCTATAACGGAAAATACCATGCCGGGAAAATCTTTTCTAAAGGATTCTGAAGATAGTACGGTGCGCCTATCGTCCCTCGAAACAAGCGCCATATCGGAGAATTCCCACATCAAACCAGCAGCCGCAACGGCCGGATCCACAACGTATATGTAATCGTACACGTGTGGACTGGCAAAGCTACCTGTGTAAGGCGATCCGGTTATATGAATGCCTGCCGGCATTATATGGGCAGAAAACTCCGAATCCATGAGGTTTCCTGTGTAGACTGTCAATCTTGAAAGGACACCATCCACAGATATGTATTCCTTCTCACCCTCAAATGTGATGGTCTGCAGATCAGTGTGAGGGGGAACATCGAAAACGTATGAATCTGATCTGATACGGTCCATTATGTCGTACGGTGAGGGTACCAGCTTTCTCAGATCATGAGTGTTCATCCTGAGAGGATCCGAAAATACAACGTCTGCTGAAACATCGGTTATTGAGTAAAAATCAACGTTTCTAAACCTACTCTTTGAACCGTAAACATCTGCGTTTATTATGGACGAGAGATATCTCAGTCTCTCTCTT
This Thermoplasma sp. Kam2015 DNA region includes the following protein-coding sequences:
- a CDS encoding SAM-dependent methyltransferase, which encodes MKDKSQSDLESIISRCVRDKNYRENINRRIDEVIDLLDAGHSVQYSSILELARSRIRVRKKYTLWNRLFLDEYSARYSTPEMIGKYRSGRIRGSVIDIGSGSGMQCIMFGLKDECLGIERERLRYLSSIINADVYGSKSRFRNVDFYSITDVSADVVFSDPLRMNTHDLRKLVPSPYDIMDRIRSDSYVFDVPPHTDLQTITFEGEKEYISVDGVLSRLTVYTGNLMDSEFSAHIMPAGIHITGSPYTGSFASPHVYDYIYVVDPAVAAAGLMWEFSDMALVSRDDRRTVLSSESFRKDFPGMVFSVIGIYEWPDLEKKIAEIKPRKVYLRYGISSEDYYGTTAKLEYPGGSGDLYIFKFSDRYVLANKIFDINYNLKANL